In Fibrobacter sp. UWB10, a single window of DNA contains:
- a CDS encoding FISUMP domain-containing protein: MKYFAALLISAVLFVACGDESSSSAPAPDPSEESSSSVEKTKESSSSVKPTSSDGKQSSSSTKKDESSSSVVKSSSSKNKSSSSVSNPASSSSFDINAPCTYGDIYIEEFPDYRNGYICYEDGWKLYVEKTILGMSCPEDGDFKRNQGVVYECVDGRWLKYEYSSSSSTPKSSSSQGYKSLPSPLHYNMSYGEFTDTRDGTKYATIDIDNEYGPDSVHLAFTVFAQNLKYHEKMVTGTEEQDDDTKVEMYCYNDSIEYCKDWWGGLYQWAEMMALPYECNSKNCADLIDTDGDGFHQGICPSGWHVMTERELLAASYASDVGVSEIERSNTIKSEISFSLVGGRNLTGMSLIATGYRLNRMDGNKLVVFKNLRNGTFFDFPAEYEAVDAATCRGGAVYSDDAYLAWGNQKRYGASVRCVKDY; the protein is encoded by the coding sequence TCTTCGTCCGTGGAAAAGACGAAGGAATCTAGCTCTTCCGTTAAGCCCACTTCTAGCGATGGCAAACAGTCTTCTTCTTCTACAAAAAAAGATGAATCCAGCAGCAGTGTTGTGAAATCTTCTTCTTCGAAAAATAAGTCGAGTAGTAGTGTGTCGAATCCTGCTTCTAGTAGCAGTTTTGATATAAATGCTCCTTGTACCTATGGTGATATATACATAGAAGAATTTCCTGATTATAGAAATGGGTATATCTGTTATGAGGATGGCTGGAAACTGTATGTAGAGAAAACAATTTTAGGAATGTCTTGCCCGGAAGATGGTGATTTTAAAAGAAACCAAGGTGTTGTTTATGAATGCGTTGATGGCCGATGGCTGAAATATGAGTATTCATCCTCTAGTTCCACACCCAAGAGTAGCAGTAGCCAGGGGTACAAATCTTTGCCGAGTCCGTTGCACTATAATATGAGCTATGGCGAATTTACGGATACTCGTGACGGTACAAAGTACGCCACAATCGATATCGATAATGAGTATGGCCCCGATAGTGTCCATCTAGCTTTTACTGTATTTGCCCAGAATCTTAAATATCATGAAAAAATGGTTACTGGTACAGAAGAGCAAGATGACGACACAAAAGTTGAAATGTACTGCTATAACGACAGCATTGAGTATTGCAAAGACTGGTGGGGCGGCTTGTACCAGTGGGCTGAAATGATGGCTTTGCCGTATGAATGTAACAGTAAAAACTGTGCCGATTTGATTGATACGGATGGAGACGGTTTCCATCAAGGTATTTGCCCGAGTGGCTGGCATGTAATGACCGAAAGGGAATTGCTTGCGGCATCTTATGCTTCAGACGTTGGCGTAAGTGAAATTGAAAGATCGAATACTATAAAATCAGAAATTTCCTTTTCGTTGGTCGGAGGAAGAAATCTTACCGGAATGAGCCTAATTGCAACAGGCTATCGTTTGAATAGAATGGATGGAAATAAATTGGTAGTGTTCAAAAACCTTCGAAATGGAACTTTTTTTGATTTTCCTGCAGAATATGAAGCCGTGGATGCTGCTACATGTAGAGGTGGAGCTGTGTATTCTGATGATGCTTATTTGGCATGGGGTAATCAAAAAAGGTACGGCGCTTCCGTTCGCTGCGTTAAGGACTATTAA